A window of the Hordeum vulgare subsp. vulgare chromosome 5H, MorexV3_pseudomolecules_assembly, whole genome shotgun sequence genome harbors these coding sequences:
- the LOC123398715 gene encoding protein DEEPER ROOTING 1-like isoform X2 — protein MKIFSWMANKISGKQEASRFPARSSGPSRPSVPDCRNDEFSDWPQSLLAIGTFGNKQIEEVAQVQDASEDGQSMQDAIKFTEEEVDRIQKEFAMILASKDQAETHDPRDDDQVTSHKNVDESINEKHRDQMLNKKMVISKGKDSLGKKASTLKPRSVASLLKLLIRKGGFASAVPDPRSSFPQSRMEKLLKAILQKKIHPQNSSALAPRRHLDWKPDEQEINECLEDALRDLDDDGAKWVKTDSDFIVLEM, from the exons ATGAAG ATTTTCAGCTGGATGGCGAACAAGATCAGCGGGAAGCAGGAGGCGAGCCGCTTCCCGGCACGTTCCTCCGGGCCTTCTC GTCCTAGCGTGCCGGATTGTCGCAACGACGAGTTCAGCGATTGGCCCCAATCATTGCTAGCCATTGGGACATTTGGAAATAAGCAGATAGAGGAGGTAGCACAAGTGCAGGACGCTTCCGAGGATGGGCAGTCCATGCAAGATGCCATCAAGTTTACAGAGGAGGAAGTAGACAGGATACAGAAAGAGTTCGCAATGATACTAGCAAGCAAAGACCAAGCGGAAACTCATGACCCGCGCGATGATGACCAGGTAACTTCACACAAAAATGTCGATGAGAGCATAAATGAGAAGCACAGAGACCAGATGTTGAACAAGAAGATGGTCATAAGTAAGGGAAAGGATTCGCTGGGGAAGAAAGCAAGTACACTTAAGCCGAGATCAGTTGCTTCGCTCCTCAAACTACTCATACGTAAGGGTGGCTTTGCCTCTGCTGTTCCGGATCCAAGGAGCTCTTTCCCTCAATCAAGAATGGAAAAG CTGCTCAAGGCAATACTTCAGAAGAAAATACACCCGCAAAATTCTTCGGCGCTTGCACCTAGGAGACATTTGGACTGGAAGCCAGATGAGCAAGAAATCAACGAATGCCTCGAGGATGCACTACGTGATCTAGACGATGATGGCGCAAAATGGGTCAAAACTGATTCAGACT TTATTGTGCTAGAAATGTAA
- the LOC123398715 gene encoding protein DEEPER ROOTING 1-like isoform X1, which yields MKIFSWMANKISGKQEASRFPARSSGPSRPSVPDCRNDEFSDWPQSLLAIGTFGNKQIEEVAQVQDASEDGQSMQDAIKFTEEEVDRIQKEFAMILASKDQAETHDPRDDDQVTSHKNVDESINEKHRDQMLNKKMVISKGKDSLGKKASTLKPRSVASLLKLLIRKGGFASAVPDPRSSFPQSRMEKLLKAILQKKIHPQNSSALAPRRHLDWKPDEQEINECLEDALRDLDDDGAKWVKTDSDCKLHILIPNK from the exons ATGAAG ATTTTCAGCTGGATGGCGAACAAGATCAGCGGGAAGCAGGAGGCGAGCCGCTTCCCGGCACGTTCCTCCGGGCCTTCTC GTCCTAGCGTGCCGGATTGTCGCAACGACGAGTTCAGCGATTGGCCCCAATCATTGCTAGCCATTGGGACATTTGGAAATAAGCAGATAGAGGAGGTAGCACAAGTGCAGGACGCTTCCGAGGATGGGCAGTCCATGCAAGATGCCATCAAGTTTACAGAGGAGGAAGTAGACAGGATACAGAAAGAGTTCGCAATGATACTAGCAAGCAAAGACCAAGCGGAAACTCATGACCCGCGCGATGATGACCAGGTAACTTCACACAAAAATGTCGATGAGAGCATAAATGAGAAGCACAGAGACCAGATGTTGAACAAGAAGATGGTCATAAGTAAGGGAAAGGATTCGCTGGGGAAGAAAGCAAGTACACTTAAGCCGAGATCAGTTGCTTCGCTCCTCAAACTACTCATACGTAAGGGTGGCTTTGCCTCTGCTGTTCCGGATCCAAGGAGCTCTTTCCCTCAATCAAGAATGGAAAAG CTGCTCAAGGCAATACTTCAGAAGAAAATACACCCGCAAAATTCTTCGGCGCTTGCACCTAGGAGACATTTGGACTGGAAGCCAGATGAGCAAGAAATCAACGAATGCCTCGAGGATGCACTACGTGATCTAGACGATGATGGCGCAAAATGGGTCAAAACTGATTCAGACTGTAAGTTGCATATTTTGATCCCGAACAAATGA